In Bacteroidota bacterium, the DNA window TGTGTCATCAAAGTTACCATTTTCATCACTTAGTTGGGCGATGAACCAATTGTCGGGGTCATACTTCCCTTTTCTTGTATAAGGAATATCCATGCTGTCGCCAGCACAATATGGACCAGCAGAGACCTCTCCACGAGTGATGGAATAGTCATTTACCTTCGCTATAAAACCTGACTGACTCTGTGAATATGGCAAAGTAAAAGGAGGTAATGATAAAGTATCAACATAATTACCGCAATATACAAGACTATTATCCATATCAGACTTCATATCAATTGTATTAACACCAGATCGTAACCACAAAGCATTGCCCAAACTATCTAGTTTAACAAATCCTGTTTTCCCCATTGAACTGTCTGTTAACCCACCCATTGAAAGTACGTTAATTTGATAATCAAAATATGAATAAACAAAACCATGTTTATCGCACCCTATTCTACTATTAAAACCACTATTGAAAAATGTACTACTAAAAGCAGTTACGGTCTTATTATGTGTAAGTTTTATCCAGTTAGCTTTACTAATACTCAATTTTGCAATATATGGATACGCAATGTCAAAAGACGATACACCAGAAGATGTAAACCATTTCCCTCCATATAACATACTGTCTTGAACATAACCTGTTATGTATATTCTCCCTGTGTCAACTGCAAAAATGTCAAAAATATTATCTTGTTGCGTAACATCATTATTGATAAAACCTTTGTGAATAAAGTTTCCAAGAGGAGAAAGCACAGTTAAAAAACCTTTCGTAAAATTATTCGTTATAAATTGTGAATAGTCAATGGAGTCTATTGTAATTGTCCCTGACCCAACTGTATGGATGAATGATGCTATATATACATTATTGTCATTTAAACCGATGCTCATTCTAGAAGGTTTGTAATAGTTTACACCTGTATGAGTTGATAATACTTTACACCATGCGATACTATCAAAATTGGCAGTAAACTTAACTAATAACATAGTTTGATTAGCTTGATAACTAACCGTTGTATCTACTTTATTAGAAAAGAAAGTTCCCGATGTGGCTTTATTAATTTGAGTTAGGATATATAAATTTTTTTGATCATCAATAGCTACTTGACCATTTAAATTGGACGAAGATAATCCACCCTCAAATAACTTATTGCATTTAATCACGTTTCCTATACTGTCGTATATCGCATAAAACCCAATAATATTTTGATTGTTACTATTTGTATTAATTATGCTGTCTGTTTTACTTAACTTTAATATTGTAGTTACATTAGATTCAGCAGCAAGTCCGCCTCTCTGGAAATAACCATGAACTATTATCTTATTATCTGAAATCGTATTGATATTATAAGCAAAAAGTCTAAGAGAGGTTGGGTCAATAGAATTAGTATATAAGTACATCGTATTTACCCACTTAACATCACCCGAAGGGTTAAATTTTGCAACGAATGAGTTTGCCAAATAGCCACCACCATTATGAAGAATTGTATCTTTATCAATAACAAAATCAGGGCTAAACGCTCCTAGTACATAACTGTTATTATTGCTATCCAAGGACATTGCCATGGTAGGTAAAAAAGGGATCTGTATTTTATTGGGGGCAAATAAAGTGGTTACCCATTCGTGCTCTTGTGCATTAGCAAAGTAGGCTATAGCCAAAAATAATATAAGAAATGGATTTCTCATCATACAAGAAGTTAAAAAAAATATGGCACCATTTATCCTTTCAATATAAAATGGTCATTTTGACAGAACCATTTTCTTGTTTTCAATTATCTTATTGTCAATTATCAAAGAATAGAAATAATTCCCTGCCGATAATGTTCCGGCAGATATTGTAATATTCCCGTAGCCAACCTGTGTCACACGAAACAAACCAACTATTCTACCTTCAGTATCCTTTATTTCAATTTTGGCATTGTTACTAGCGTAGGGTAAGAAATAGTGAATAACGGTTTCTTCTGAAAATGGATTAGGTTCATTCTGTTCCAATAAAGCAGGTCGATTCAGTACACCTATTGGATCAAAAGTATTATCGGTAAAAGGCTTTGAATTTTCTTGTTTGCCAAAAATAAACGATTCTAAAGCTATTAATCTTTTTTCTAATTGAACTTTCTCATTTTCCAATGTTTCTAATCTATTATTCATAGTTTGATTCTCGATCTTCAGATTTGTATTTTCTATTTGCAATGCTTGTATTTTAGTATCATGTTCCTGTACACCTTGCGTAAGAACAGGAATAAAACCTATATAATTTACAGATAAACAACTATCCCCTTCTGAAACGAGACTTGGAAATACCTTTTTGACATCTTGCGCTTTAAAACCAAAAGAGTGTGTCGCACTCAAATTTAATCCCTCTACTCGCTTAAAATCATATGAATAAGGCTGTAAAATTAGTAGCTTCCGCCAGTCAGTATTTAAACTCTTAAAGTTCATTTTGAAGTTTTCATCAGATGTCAAGTAGAAATTCCCAATACACGTAACATCTCCATTAAACTCAGCAGATCCATTTGCAGCAAAAACAACATTAGGCGCAGGTGTTGCCGGACCTGTACCGCCTGCGGCAGTAAAATTACGATTTAAAGCGGGGAAGGCAGTCCCCACACCTACGAAATTAGCTACCGGATTAACATTTAAAAAAGAAGTAGGTTGCCAATGAGTACCGCTCCAATATAATGACTGCCCCAAAGCTGATCCCATTAACGGCAATGAACCTGTTTGATGAAAAATATTACCTACAACATCCATCGCAAGAAAGCTATTTGCAAGTGCGATATTAGGCAATCCTTGGAATCTGATATTTCCATTCACATGAAAATCTATCCCCGGTGCTGGAGGGATGTTGATTCCTACAGGAGATTGAGGAAGCGGGACAATAGGAGCACCACCCGGCATAAACACCGACTGCCCCATTCCCACTCGCCATGCTCCTAACACGAAGAATAAAACAATGACTTTTGTCCATAGAGTAACATACAAGGGCTTTGCCTTGTAAACCGCGTTTAATCTTTGATTTTGTAGTAATTGTTTCATATCGGTATTGTTTTAAATGAACTTCAAAGTTAAAACTATTTTTTTTATAAAAACAAACTTATCAAGTTTATACTATCAGGCGAGTGATGGGTATGCAACAAAATTTTTTGTGATAATAAAACAAGCAACGGTGTTTCGGCTCCGTTTAGACTATCCTTCGACTATCCTTAGACTACGCTCAGGACAAGCGCTCAGAACAGGCTTCTCAGCGACCGCGCATTCATAATTCATAATTCACCAT includes these proteins:
- a CDS encoding tail fiber domain-containing protein; translated protein: MKQLLQNQRLNAVYKAKPLYVTLWTKVIVLFFVLGAWRVGMGQSVFMPGGAPIVPLPQSPVGINIPPAPGIDFHVNGNIRFQGLPNIALANSFLAMDVVGNIFHQTGSLPLMGSALGQSLYWSGTHWQPTSFLNVNPVANFVGVGTAFPALNRNFTAAGGTGPATPAPNVVFAANGSAEFNGDVTCIGNFYLTSDENFKMNFKSLNTDWRKLLILQPYSYDFKRVEGLNLSATHSFGFKAQDVKKVFPSLVSEGDSCLSVNYIGFIPVLTQGVQEHDTKIQALQIENTNLKIENQTMNNRLETLENEKVQLEKRLIALESFIFGKQENSKPFTDNTFDPIGVLNRPALLEQNEPNPFSEETVIHYFLPYASNNAKIEIKDTEGRIVGLFRVTQVGYGNITISAGTLSAGNYFYSLIIDNKIIENKKMVLSK